A genomic segment from Nicotiana sylvestris chromosome 1, ASM39365v2, whole genome shotgun sequence encodes:
- the LOC138875742 gene encoding uncharacterized protein, translating to MQIDNQHTIQQSFFSPSAMINNNEDEVNMELLPITSHRIEEIDESSCAYQKSRKRVRRKVKESPPCKILRHDALPEEVRVRSIFENKQNMTKFFCSLEINQKVEFTVVRSCSKRYELKYIVDKCGWNVRATRIKNSTLFRVIKYHNIHECSVDARKSDQKHATSNFISEQIIEYVRDKKIEVTPAFVENEMKKKFGIDIGYHKAWRVIQKAVACIRGTPEENYQILPSYLHMMVAKNPGTYTSIKRDVQNRFAYLFFAPAASVPGWSYCRPVIAVDATFLKSKYRGVLFVVVSKDANNQIFPLCFGVADSENNEAYIWFFGEMRKKIQVRRELVFLSDRNQSIANGIRKVFPEAHHGICLYHFEKNLKQRHAKAMVINLFQSAARSYKREDFNQLMSQLKSIDKKTYNYIMEEPPERWARSWFPR from the exons ATGCAAATTGACAACCAACACACAATCCAACAAAGCTTTTTTTCACCTTCTGCAATGATAAACAACAAtgaagatgaagtaaacatggagCTTTTACCGATAACATCACATAGAATTGAAGAAATTGATGAAAGTTCTTGTGCTTAtcagaaatcaagaaaaagagtgaggagaaaggtgaaagaatctccaccatgtaaaatacttaggcacgatgcgttgcctgaggaagtaagagttagatcaatctttgagaacaaacaaaacatgactaAATTTTTCTGCAGCTTGGAGATAAATCAAAAAGTTGAATTCACTGTTGTTAGATCATGTTCCAAGAGATACGAGCTGAAATACATCGTGGACAAATGTGGTTGGAATGTACGTGCTACCAGAATAAAAAATTCCACACTGTTCAGGGTGATAAAATATCATAACATCCATGAATGCTCCGTTGATGCAAGAAAATCAGATCAGAAGCATGCTAcatcaaattttataagtgaacAAATTATAGAATATGTTCGAGATAAAAAGATAGAGGTTACACCAGCGtttgtagaaaatgaaatgaaaaagaaatttggaattgACATTGGTTACCACAAGGCATGGCGTGTTATTCAAAAAGCTGTTGCTTGCATAAGGGGAACACCTGAAGAGAACTACCAGATTCTTCCTTCATACCTACACATGATGGTGGCCAAAAACCCAGGAACATACACAAGCATAAAAAGAGATGTGCAGAATAG ATTTGCTTACTTGTTCTTCGCTCCTGCGGCATCAGTACCTGGTTGGTCCTACTGTAGACCCGTTATTGCAGTAGATGCAACATTTTTGAAGTCAAAATATCGTGGTGTTCTATTTGTTGTTGTATCAAAGGATGCAAACAATCAAATCTTTCCTCTATGTTTTGGTGTAGCAGATTCAGAAAACAATGAGGCATACATTTGGTTCTTCGGGgaaatgagaaaaaaaattcaagtcCGTCGTGAACTGGTTTTCTTGTCAGATAGAAACCAATCGATCGCAAATGGTATTAGAAAAGTTTTTCCTGAAGCTCACCATGGTATCTGCCTCTATCActttgagaaaaatttaaagcaaagacatgcaaaagccatggtaataaatctttttcaaagtgcTGCAAGGTCATACAAACGTGAAGATTTTAATCAGTTAATGTCCCAACTCAAAAGTATTGACAAGAAAACATACAATTACATAATGGAAGAGCCTCCCGAGAGATGGGCTCGATCGTGGTTCCCACGGTGA
- the LOC104217072 gene encoding GDP-mannose 3,5-epimerase 1-like, with protein MGSSGGMDYGAYTYENLEREPYWPTEKLRISITGAGGFIASHIARRLKSEGHYIIASDWKKNEHMTEDMFCHEFHLVDLRVMDNCLKVTKDVDHVFNLAADMGGMGFIQSNHSVIFYNNTMISFNMMEAARINGVKRFFYASSACIYPEFKQLETNVSLKESDAWPAEPQDAYGLEKLATEELCKHYNKDFGIECRIGRFHNIYGPFGTWKGGREKAPAAFCRKAQTAVDKFEMWGDGLQTRSFTFIDECVEGVLRLTKSDFREPVNIGSDEMVSMNEMAEMVLSFEDKKLPIHHIPGPEGVRGRNSDNTLIKEKLGWAPTMRLKDGLRITYFWIKEQIEKEKSQGVNIANYGSSKVVGTQAPVELGSLRAADGKE; from the exons ATGGGAAGCTCAGGTGGCATGGACTATGGTGCTTACACCTATGAGAATCTTGAGAGGGAACCTTACTGGCCAACTGAGAAGCTTCGTATTTCCATTACTGGGGCTGGAGGATTTATTGCTTCCCACATTGCTCGTCGTTTGAAGAGCGAGGGCCACTACATAATTGCCTCCGATTGGAAGAAGAATGAGCACATGACAGAAGATATGTTCTGTCATGAGTTTCACCTTGTGGATCTTAGGGTTATGGATAATTGCTTGAAGGTTACAAAAGACGTTGACCATGTCTTCAACCTTGCCGCTGATATGGGTGGCATGGGCTTCATTCAGTCTAACCATTCTGTTATTTTCTATAACAACACTATGATCAGCTTCAACATGATGGAAGCTGCTAGGATTAATGGTGTCAAAAG GTTCTTCTATGCATCTAGCGCTTGCATTTACCCCGAGTTCAAACAGCTTGAAACTAATGTGAGCCTTAAAGAATCTGATGCATGGCCAGCAGAG CCCCAAGATGCTTACGGCTTGGAGAAGCTTGCGACTGAAGAATTGTGCAAGCATTACAACAAGGATTTTGGAATTGAATGTCGTATTGGAAGGTTCCATAACATCTATGGTCCATTTGGAACTTGGAAAG GTGGAAGGGAAAAAGCTCCTGCCGCTTTTTGTAGAAAAGCCCAAACTGCAGTAGATAAGTTTGAAATGTGGGGAGATGGACTTCAAACACGTTCATTCACCTTCATTGATGAGTGTGTTGAAGGGGTTCTCAG ATTGACAAAGTCCGACTTCCGGGAGCCAGTGAACATTGGAAGTGATGAGATGGTGAGCATGAATGAGATGGCTGAGATGGTTCTTAGCTTTGAGGACAAGAAGCTTCCCATCCACCACATTCCTGGCCCAGAAGGTGTCCGTGGTCGCAACTCAGACAACACCCTTATAAAAGAGAAGCTTGGTTGGGCTCCGACAATGAGATTAAAG GATGGTTTGAGAATTACATACTTCTGGATCAAGGAGCAGATCGAGAAAGAGAAATCTCAAGGAGTTAATATTGCAAACTATGGATCGTCTAAGGTGGTGGGCACTCAAGCTCCAGTTGAACTCGGTTCCCTTCGTGCTGCTGATGGAAAGGAATAA